In one window of Porites lutea chromosome 8, jaPorLute2.1, whole genome shotgun sequence DNA:
- the LOC140946374 gene encoding transcription factor 7-like 2 isoform X1 codes for MPQLPNSSTEDLGADDEVKEYKQEDGEETENGAHLDLVNDIKSDLIKKETENSEDSKPSDASSAPIAQLISFQDRYNEHLNSGHHSGYPRGGSHHTPRDDIKHGLHRGHDPRPAGIFHPAHHHPYATTPQYQYAMYPGVKPDRRYHYDPPLWQPHSSIIGQPSSQYPPNYPNQVGPTSAGIPGRLSHPTITADPRGAVCCPPPPPNQSVISRTPPTCGAGSLLSSQSIPTMPDHTRMDPAVSGFDGHNKGHIKKPLNAFMLYMKDMRSKVVSECTLKESAAINQILGKRWHALDRQEQAKYYEMARKERALHMQLYPGWSARDNYAQQGKKKKRKRDKSQAEITNPKKCRARYGLDRQHEWCKPCRRKKKCVRFLAGGAGQDMSPSSNTGNVESENIDANIDSNTAMISSTNSSVSTT; via the exons ATGCCTCAGCTACCTAACAGCTCAACGGAGGATCTTGGAGCCGACGATGAAGTTAAAGAATACAAACAAGAGGATGGAGAGGAGACAGAGAACGGTGCCCATTTGGACCTCGTGAACGATATCAAGTCAGACTTGATCAAAAAAGAGACCGAAAATTCAGAG GATTCAAAACCCTCTGATGCCAGCTCAGCACCAATTGCTCAATTAATATCATTTCAAGATCGATATAATGAGCATTTAAATTCAGGACATCATTCTGGTTACCCGCGAGGGGGCTCCCATCACACTCCTCGTGATGATATCAAGCATGGTTTACATCGAGGCCATGATCCTAGACCTGCAGGAATATTCCATCCAGCTCATCATCATCCTTACGCTACCACTCCCCAGTATCAATATGCTATGTACCCCGGAGTTAAGCCAGACAGAAGATATCATTATGATCCTCCACTATG GCAACCTCATTCGTCAATAATAGGTCAACCCTCATCTCAGTATCCTCCTAACTATCCAAATCAGGTAGGACCCACATCAGCTGGCATCCCTGGAAGACTTAGTCATCCAACCATAACAGCAGACCCCCGTGGGGCTGTTTGTTGTCCTCCTCCACCACCCAATCAATCAGTTATCAGCCGCACCCCTCCAACATGTGGAGCAGGAAG cttattATCATCGCAAAGCATCCCTACAATGCCTGATCATACAAGAATGGATCCTGCAGTAAGTGGATTTGATGGACATAACAAAGGTCACATCAAGAAACCCCTTAATGCATTCATGTTGTATATGAAGGACATGCGATCTAAAGTTGTTTCAGAGTGTACTTTGAAAGAAAGTGCGGCGATCAACCAGATTCTTGGAAAGAGG tggcATGCTCTTGACCGGCAAGAACAAGCCAAGTATTACGAAATGGCTCGAAAAGAAAGAGCACTTCACATGCAGCTGTACCCTGGATGGAGTGCTAGAGACAATTACGCACaacaaggaaaaaagaagaaaagaaaaagagataaGTCTCAAG CGGAAATAACAAATCCGAAAAAGTGCCGAGCAAGATACGGTCTCGACAGACAACACGAGTGGTGTAAACCTTGCAG gcgGAAAAAGAAGTGCGTCCGATTCTTAGCTGGAGGAGCAGGCCAGGACATGTCTCCTTCGAGCAACACGGGGAATGTAGAAAGTGAAAATATTGATGCTAATATTGATAGTAATACAGCAATGATTTCTTCAACAAACTCATCTGTATCCACTACATAG
- the LOC140946374 gene encoding uncharacterized protein isoform X2, producing the protein MPQLPNSSTEDLGADDEVKEYKQEDGEETENGAHLDLVNDIKSDLIKKETENSEDSKPSDASSAPIAQLISFQDRYNEHLNSGHHSGYPRGGSHHTPRDDIKHGLHRGHDPRPAGIFHPAHHHPYATTPQYQYAMYPGVKPDRRYHYDPPLWQPHSSIIGQPSSQYPPNYPNQVGPTSAGIPGRLSHPTITADPRGAVCCPPPPPNQSVISRTPPTCGAGSLLSSQSIPTMPDHTRMDPAWHALDRQEQAKYYEMARKERALHMQLYPGWSARDNYAQQGKKKKRKRDKSQAEITNPKKCRARYGLDRQHEWCKPCRRKKKCVRFLAGGAGQDMSPSSNTGNVESENIDANIDSNTAMISSTNSSVSTT; encoded by the exons ATGCCTCAGCTACCTAACAGCTCAACGGAGGATCTTGGAGCCGACGATGAAGTTAAAGAATACAAACAAGAGGATGGAGAGGAGACAGAGAACGGTGCCCATTTGGACCTCGTGAACGATATCAAGTCAGACTTGATCAAAAAAGAGACCGAAAATTCAGAG GATTCAAAACCCTCTGATGCCAGCTCAGCACCAATTGCTCAATTAATATCATTTCAAGATCGATATAATGAGCATTTAAATTCAGGACATCATTCTGGTTACCCGCGAGGGGGCTCCCATCACACTCCTCGTGATGATATCAAGCATGGTTTACATCGAGGCCATGATCCTAGACCTGCAGGAATATTCCATCCAGCTCATCATCATCCTTACGCTACCACTCCCCAGTATCAATATGCTATGTACCCCGGAGTTAAGCCAGACAGAAGATATCATTATGATCCTCCACTATG GCAACCTCATTCGTCAATAATAGGTCAACCCTCATCTCAGTATCCTCCTAACTATCCAAATCAGGTAGGACCCACATCAGCTGGCATCCCTGGAAGACTTAGTCATCCAACCATAACAGCAGACCCCCGTGGGGCTGTTTGTTGTCCTCCTCCACCACCCAATCAATCAGTTATCAGCCGCACCCCTCCAACATGTGGAGCAGGAAG cttattATCATCGCAAAGCATCCCTACAATGCCTGATCATACAAGAATGGATCCTGCA tggcATGCTCTTGACCGGCAAGAACAAGCCAAGTATTACGAAATGGCTCGAAAAGAAAGAGCACTTCACATGCAGCTGTACCCTGGATGGAGTGCTAGAGACAATTACGCACaacaaggaaaaaagaagaaaagaaaaagagataaGTCTCAAG CGGAAATAACAAATCCGAAAAAGTGCCGAGCAAGATACGGTCTCGACAGACAACACGAGTGGTGTAAACCTTGCAG gcgGAAAAAGAAGTGCGTCCGATTCTTAGCTGGAGGAGCAGGCCAGGACATGTCTCCTTCGAGCAACACGGGGAATGTAGAAAGTGAAAATATTGATGCTAATATTGATAGTAATACAGCAATGATTTCTTCAACAAACTCATCTGTATCCACTACATAG